TTTCACTCTAACCGCACCAATGTTCCTGTTCTCAACAGATACGGCTTCAGAAGGATTCACGAACTTCATGCTTCTTGCCCTTTCCATCATGTCAACTGGTCTTGTATTATTTGGCATTTGGGCATGGAAAAGCTATGGAGGGGTATACAAAGAACTCCTCCTCCAAGAAGCCATCGCCAAAGGTGTCGAAATCGGAATGAAAAAGGCAAAGGGAGACTAAACCTCCACCCTCACAACCCCCGGCCCCCCGATTTCTCCCTCCACCTCAAAGATTCTGCCGAGGAACTGCTCCACAACCCAGACGTTGGTGATTAGGTGGCTGGTTATCTCCGTTACTCCTATCTCTCCGCCCGCGAAGGCCAGGAAAGGTATCAGCTGGTCGGCAAGGAACTTATCGACGGCCTTCCTCAGGGTCAGCTGTTCTATGAGTTCGTCCGCCGCTTCCCTGCCGACAACTTCAGCGGGTTTTCCGCGTTTTCCGAGGGCGTCCCCTCCGAGCCTCAGCGAATCAGTTTCAGCCCAGACAACGATGCCGCTACCCGGCCCAAGTGAGCGCGATACCTCGGTCTCTATCTCCACGGGGACACTGTAAAGCTCCTCAAGCCTCTCCCTAGCTGCCTTTGCCTGCCTCTCCGCGACGTGGGCAGGCAAATTGGTGGCGTGGCTTATCCCTGCGAAGCGCTCTATCCTGCACCATTCAAGGGCCTTCAGAGGTTTCCGCCCCTCCCAGGGCTCAACCCTTCCGACCACCAGCCCGCCACCCTTTGGATAGTGGCCACGCCGCTTGACCTCTATTTCAGCCCCAATTCCCATCTTCCCAAGGGCGTAAAGTGTTACGTTCTTCAGATAATCAACCGGCGGGCTCCAGGGGACGTCGGTTCCGCCGGTTATCTCAAAGCTCCCGCCGGTGAAGGCCATCGCAGGAAGCAGGGCCTGGAGAACAAGGGTTACACTGCCGGCCGTCTTTATGGGAACGCGGACATGCTTTGGCCTCGCCTCCCCCGGAACGAACTCAAGAACCGTCGAGCCGACCCGAGCCCCCTTAACTCTGGCATTGCTGAGCTCCTTTAGGGCCAGAATCCCGTGGAGGTGTTGCGGCCTGAGGCCGGGGTTCGGCCTGTTGGCTCGAATTCTGATGATTTTAACGGGCTTTCCGGTGATTACTGAGAGGGCAACGGCCGTTCTGAGTATCTGTCCCCCACCCTCGCCGTAGGAACCGTCTATTTCTACCCAGTTCATTCTCCCACCCACCCGAATCAACGCAAAGGGCCTAAAAAACCTGACGAAAGACTTTTACCCCCCTCGCCTTATTTGGCCCGGTGGGAGCATGGACGAGCTTGAGTTCTGTGTAAAAAGCATAAGCTATCCCCTCGGAATGATCTTAGAGAGGCTTGAGAGAAGGGAAGGCGAGAAAGTCGAGGTGAGAGAGGGCTTCATAACCCTCCCCAGAGCCCCCTTCGCGGCCCTCTGCTATCTCACGGGAATAGCCCTCTTCGATGCCCTTGATATAGTGGACAAAAAGCGCCTTGGGGACGACTACGGTGCCATTGAGGGGTTCCGTAAGAAGCTCCTGAGCTCCACGCTCGGCGCAAGGCTGAGGCCGTACCTTGAAAGCCCAGGCAGATACGTCTCTCCCGGAGAGGGACTATCAATCGACTGGCTGGAG
This window of the Thermococcus thermotolerans genome carries:
- the rtcA gene encoding RNA 3'-terminal phosphate cyclase encodes the protein MNWVEIDGSYGEGGGQILRTAVALSVITGKPVKIIRIRANRPNPGLRPQHLHGILALKELSNARVKGARVGSTVLEFVPGEARPKHVRVPIKTAGSVTLVLQALLPAMAFTGGSFEITGGTDVPWSPPVDYLKNVTLYALGKMGIGAEIEVKRRGHYPKGGGLVVGRVEPWEGRKPLKALEWCRIERFAGISHATNLPAHVAERQAKAARERLEELYSVPVEIETEVSRSLGPGSGIVVWAETDSLRLGGDALGKRGKPAEVVGREAADELIEQLTLRKAVDKFLADQLIPFLAFAGGEIGVTEITSHLITNVWVVEQFLGRIFEVEGEIGGPGVVRVEV